One region of SAR202 cluster bacterium genomic DNA includes:
- the modA gene encoding molybdate ABC transporter substrate-binding protein: MFAASSLTDAMNEAAAEFRKANPGIAVTFSFASSSALRTQIAEGAKADVFASADESNMAQAASAGVIDGTPTIFARNSLALVVPSSNAKVASMNDLVKADIKLVLAATGVPVRTYTEQVLAKAAGDPKYGPEYPAKVKANLASEAQNVRQAVTQVKLGQADVTVAYITDVAGTNGRGVRAIPVPEQYNVVAAYPIAPVKGSTNSAAARAFIAFLTSPKGQTVLQKYGFASP, from the coding sequence GTGTTCGCGGCTTCATCGCTCACGGACGCGATGAACGAGGCCGCTGCGGAGTTCCGAAAGGCCAACCCCGGCATTGCCGTTACATTCAGCTTTGCGTCAAGCTCCGCTCTGCGGACGCAAATTGCCGAAGGCGCGAAAGCAGACGTCTTTGCCTCTGCAGACGAGTCAAATATGGCGCAGGCAGCAAGCGCCGGGGTAATTGACGGGACGCCGACTATCTTCGCAAGGAATTCACTGGCGCTCGTCGTTCCGTCCTCCAATGCGAAGGTCGCCTCAATGAACGACCTCGTGAAGGCGGACATCAAGCTCGTGCTGGCCGCTACGGGCGTGCCGGTCCGCACCTACACAGAGCAGGTGCTGGCGAAAGCCGCCGGCGACCCGAAGTACGGACCCGAATACCCTGCAAAGGTTAAGGCCAACCTGGCAAGCGAAGCTCAGAATGTAAGACAGGCCGTAACGCAGGTGAAGCTTGGCCAGGCTGATGTGACCGTGGCATATATCACCGACGTTGCCGGGACGAACGGCCGGGGCGTCCGGGCGATACCAGTTCCGGAGCAGTACAATGTCGTGGCCGCCTACCCTATCGCACCGGTCAAGGGCTCTACCAATAGCGCCGCGGCCCGGGCGTTCATTGCGTTCCTGACATCCCCAAAAGGACAGACCGTGCTCCAAAAGTATGGGTTCGCGTCTCCATAG
- the modB gene encoding molybdate ABC transporter permease subunit — MAFQSRSRKVSELRWAALGGLPVVLFLLFVGLPLAAILARGAGEPGFISRLTDASVLQPLRITFATSLITLAVICVACTPVSYVLARKRFPGRDIVDSLVELPTVLPPVVAGLGMLMAFGQRSEIGQALEAIGISLPFSMTAVVFAQIFVSAPFFIRAAKIGFESVDRSLEETALTLGAPPLQVFFRITLPLASRSMIGGAVLSWTRAIGEFGATLMFAGSLAGRTQTMPLAIMAAFEHDLGATLALATVLMAISLAVLVVTRLLLRRWSVLT; from the coding sequence ATGGCATTCCAGTCACGCAGCCGAAAGGTCTCGGAATTGCGGTGGGCCGCCCTCGGCGGCCTTCCCGTGGTCCTGTTCCTGCTGTTCGTCGGTTTACCGCTCGCGGCAATACTGGCCAGGGGGGCCGGCGAGCCGGGATTCATCTCTCGACTCACGGACGCAAGCGTCCTGCAGCCTCTGCGTATCACCTTCGCAACCAGCCTTATTACCCTCGCCGTGATTTGCGTTGCATGCACCCCCGTTTCGTACGTCCTGGCGAGAAAGAGGTTCCCCGGTCGCGACATCGTGGACAGCCTGGTGGAGCTTCCGACGGTACTGCCGCCCGTTGTGGCGGGCCTTGGGATGCTGATGGCTTTCGGACAAAGGTCCGAGATCGGGCAGGCGCTGGAGGCGATCGGCATATCGCTGCCGTTCAGCATGACGGCGGTTGTCTTCGCGCAGATATTTGTGAGCGCGCCGTTCTTCATTCGCGCAGCCAAGATAGGCTTTGAGTCGGTTGACCGGAGCCTGGAAGAGACGGCACTGACTCTTGGGGCGCCTCCCCTGCAGGTCTTCTTCCGAATCACGCTCCCACTCGCCTCCCGGTCCATGATCGGCGGCGCGGTGCTATCCTGGACGAGGGCCATCGGGGAGTTCGGCGCCACGCTGATGTTCGCGGGAAGCCTGGCCGGGCGGACGCAGACTATGCCGCTTGCTATAATGGCGGCCTTCGAGCACGACCTGGGGGCAACGCTGGCGCTGGCAACAGTGCTCATGGCCATATCTCTCGCAGTCCTCG